DNA sequence from the Myxococcus guangdongensis genome:
GCATCCACGGCGACGCCCGTGCCGTAGTCGTCGCTGTTCGAGCCGAGCTGCCGCACCCACTTCTGATTGCCGGCCACGTCGTACTTCGCCAGGAACAGGTCCACCGTGTTGTTCGTGGACGTGACGCCGTCGAGGCTGCCCTGCGTGTAGCCGGCCAGGTAGATTTCCTCGCGCGCGCTCACCGCCACGCCCAGGGCCACGTCGCCGCGCGAGCTGCCGAACTGACGCATCCAGTACGGGTTGCCGCCCGTGTCCAGCTTCGCCACCACCACGTCGTAGTTGCCCGGCGTCGGCGTGCCGTCGATGCGACCCAGCGAATAGCCCGCGAGGAACAGGCCATCCTGTCCGGACTTGCGCGTGACGGCGAGGCCCGTGGCGAAGTCATCCGTCGCCGTGCCCTCCTGCCATACCCACTGCAACACGCCCGACGCGCTGAGCTTCAGCACGAAGAAGTCCGCGCCGCCCTTGTTCACGTACGGCAGGAAGCTGCCCCAGGTGTAGCCAGCGACATAGACGTTGCCCGCCGCGTCCGCCGTCACCGCCATCGCCCGGTCATTCATCGCCGTGCCGACCTGACGCACCCAGTGCACCTTGCCGTCCACGCCCTGCTTCACGACGAAGACGTCCTGTCCGCCCGCCGAGGGCTCCTCACCGAGCTGCCCGCCGGTGAACCCCGCGACATAGACGGCGTTGCCCACCGAGGCCACGGCCAGCGCCTGCTCATCCGCGGCGCTTCCGAACTGTCGTTGCCAGACCGGTGCGTTCAGGGCTTGGGCACTCGCCAGCGGTGCTCCCAGGATGGCCACCGCGCTCGCGATACTCCATGCGCCACACCACCACTTCCGAACCATGGGCGACTCCTCTCGAGATGAAGGTTCCGCCCCGTACTCTGGCGCGGGGGACGGCCCTGGCGCATCTCGCAAAGGACTCCGCACCTCCTGTTCGAAAGGTGCGACGCGGAGCGTTGCGCACTCCGCGTCATGGTGGGGGCGCGCCGACGCGTGCCCCCGACTTCACTCAGCTCAGATGTTCCAGCTACCTCGGACGCCCAGCATGAACGCCCCGTACGTGCCGTCCTCCGCGTAGCCGAGCGGCGTGGTGGTGGTGGGCAGCGGCGAGGGCAGCGTCAGCGTGGTGTCGCCCGAGCGCGTGGTGTAGCGCCCGAAGGTGGCCGTCAGGAAGGGGCCGAACGACAGCGAGTGGCCCAGGCGCCACTTGCCACCCAGCGTGACGTTGACGAACTCGGGGCCCCGCGTGCTGCTCTTCAGCTTCAGGTTCGCCGTCCCGGCCTGCGTCTGCACGGGGCCGGAGTTCTCGTTGCGCAGGATCACCATGCCGAAGCCCATTCCGACGAACGGGTCGAACGAGGCCGTGGGCGAGAAGTGATACTGCACCTGCGGACCGAAGCGAAGTTGCGAGGCGGCACACTCCCAACCCTCGAAGCAGGAGTACGGATTCTCCTTGGTGATGATGTACGTGTAGCTGCCGTAGGCACCGATGAACCAGTTCGGCGTCGCCCGGTAGCCCACTTCCGCCACCACGGGCACCGCGCCGTTGGCCGCGTCACTGAGCTTCACATCACCGATGGTCTGGTTCAGGCGCAGGCCATTCTTGTAGACGTGACCCACGCCGGCCTGGAACCCGAGTCCGACGGTGACTTCCAAACCTGTCGGCGCACTGTACGTCGCGGCTTCCTGCGCGCTCGCGCCCGCCGAACCCAGTGCAACCGCTGCCGCCAGGGCCCAACTCAGCCTTCCCGTCATAAACCCCTCCGTCGAGTGGAGCGTTGAATCTAGAACAAGCCGCATCTCACAAGTAAGCCGCATTGCGTCACAGTTACAGTTGTGACGGTGGGTCAGCGATGACTGTCAGGGACGTGCACAATGCGGGGAATGAACGTGACCCTCGAACAGGCCCGCGCGCTGGATGCTCTCGCACGACATGGCACCTTCGCGGCGGCGGCCCAGGCGCTCGGAAAAGGGCACACGGCGGTGCTCTACACCCTGCGAACGCTCGAGGGACAGACAGAGCTGGAGCTGCTGGACCGCAGGGGCTACCGCACCCGGTTGACGGCCGCGGGGGAGCGGGTGCTGGAGCACTGCCGGAAGTTATTGGCAGTTGAGCGCGACCTCGAGGCGACATGTGCGGAGATACGCGCGGGGTGGGAGCCCACGTTGCGAATCGTCTTCGACGGTGTCTTCCCGGCCGAGCCGCTTTTACGCGTAGTGAAGGCGCTGAGGGCGGAGGGCGCGGGCACGCGCTTCCATGTGTCGTCGGAGTTCCTCGCGGGCGTGGAGGCGGCCTTCACGCGGGACGACGCGGACCTCATGGTGTCGGTGCTGCCGCCTGCACTCCCGGGGCTGAAGAGCTACGCGTTGCCGGAGCTGGAGGCGATGCTCGTGGCCCACCGCTCCCATCCGCTGGCGAGACGGCGTCGCGGCGCCATCAGTGAAGAGGAGCTGTCCGAGCACCTGCTGCTCACGGTGCGCGGCTCGGACCCTCGGCTGCAGTTGAGCACCGTGTCGCTGGAGCTGCGCTCCACGGTGCACCTCAACGACTTCGCGGCGAAGAAGGCGGCGATTCTGGAGGGCCTGGGCTACGGGTGGCTGCCGGAGCACCTGGCGTCGAAGGAGCTGCGGCGCGGGGAGCTCAAGCTGCTCAAGCCCGCCAGCGGCTCCACGCACGCCTTCCTCCCCAAGCTCCACCACCGCGCGGGCGTGAGGCTGGGCCGCGCCGCGCGCCGCGTGGTGAAGGCGCTCACCGGCACCGAGCCGCCGCAGTAGCGCTACTTCGTCGCCGTGGTGCAGTCGCCCGACACGTTCGCCGCCGCGCGGCCGTCCACCTGGTTGTCACGGAAGACGTTGTCGTCCGCCACCACCAGCTCCACGCCGCCGCTGCCGCGGTTGCACACCACCACCGCGCCCGCGCCCGCGCGGTTGCCGACGAACTGGTTGCCGCGCAGGGTGAGCCCCCGCGTGCCCACGTCCTCCAGGTAGATGGCCGCCGCCGGCCCGCGCGTCACGGTGTTCCCCACGAAGACGTTGCCCTCCACCAAATCATTGTTGGGCTGGAAGTAGTGCAGCGCCCCGCCGCCGCCCAAATCGTAGAGGCCCTGCGCGTTGGGCCACGCGAGCAGCGGACGCTGCGCGAGCGAGCTGTCGGTGGCGCCCCGGTAGGCCTCCAGGGTGTTGTCACGGAAGGTGTTGCCGCGCACCACCGAGTCACGCCCGTGCGTCACGCACATCGCCCCGCCGCCCGCCATGGAGGACGTGCCGTCCTGCGCGAAGCGGTCCACGTCCTTGGTGCGGTTGTTCTCGAAGAGGGAGTCCTCCACGCGCGAGCCCACGGTGAACATCAAGTCCAACGCGCCGCACTTGGCGGACACCTCGTTGTCGCGGAACACCGCGTGGAGAATCGTCACCGGCCCCGGGTAGTAGGCCCACAGCGCGCCGCGCGTCCTGTCGCGGTTGCCGTTGTAGTCGTTCTTCTTCACCTTCTCGAAGACCATGTGCTCGAAGACGGGGTCGCCGTCGCCCACCGAGCCGTCGCCGAAGAAGTTCATCCCCCACCAGCCGTGGGGATTGGTGGAGGTGAGCAGCACGGGCTTGTCCGCCGTGCCGCGCACCTGGATGCCGCCGTACACGCGCACCTCCACGCGGCCCTGGTGGTGGTTCATCACGCTGTCGGCCGCGCCGGGGTCCACGTCGGCTTGCGTGACGTCGGGGCGCCCCTTGAAGTCGAGGATGACGCCCGGCTCCACCGTGAGCACCTGGCCCTTGGGGATGGTGACGACGCCCTCCGCGTCCCCGACGACGCGGTAGGGAGAGCCCGCCTCGGTGAGCGTGCCCGCCAGGGTCCCCGTCACCACGGTGCCGCCGTCCTCGGGCACCACGATGACGGGCCCGCCGTCTGCGCCCCCCGGCGTCCCTCCGTCGTCACCGCCGGGCACCACCCCGGGCTTCTCGGGCGTGGAGGAACACGCGGTGACGGACAACCCCAGGACCACGGCCCACAGGAGGCGCTTCACGGACTCGGAGGCGGACAGGTGCATGTCTGGGCGCGCTAGCACGGCGCCGAGGCGCGCCGCAAACCGCGCCCGGGCTGATAGAAGCGCGCGCCATGGCGAACGACCTCCTCGTGCTCTCCTATTCGGGCTGTTCCACCTGCAAGAAGGCGCTGAAGTGGCTGGAGGCCCAAGGCCTTGCCCCCCGCGTGCGCCCCATCGTGGAGCAGCCCCCCACCCTCGCCGAGCTGGACGCGTGGATTGCCAAGAGCGGCCTGCCCGTGCGCAAGTGGCTCAACACCAGCGGGCTGAGCTACCGGGCGCTCGGCAAGGCGAAGGTGGACGCGGCGAGCGAAGCGGACGTGCGGGCCTGGCTCGCGGCCGATGGCAAGCTGGTGAAGCGGCCGGTGCTCGTCACGCCCTCGGCGGTGGTGGTGGGCTTCCAGGAAGAGGCCTGGGAGCGCGTGTTCGCCAAGCGAGGTTGAGGGCCGAGCAGCCGGCCGGGCGGACGCGCGCCCGTCCCTCGCGAAGCGCGGCCGCGCGTGAAGATTCCTCTCCATGGAATCCAGCGCCAGACGTCCGCTCGGAGAAATCCTCCTGGAGATGGGGGTGCTCAGCCGCGCCCAGCTCCGGGTGGGACTGGTCCACCACCACGAGACGCACGTCCCCCTGGGACGCGCGTTGGTGCGCGAGGGGGTGTGCACCGAGGCGGACGTGCTGCGCGGCCTGTCGGCGCAGCTCGGCGTGAGCGCGGTGGACCTGGACCTGCAACCTCCCGAGCGCGGCATGGCGGACCTGTTGCCCGCGCGCATCGCCCGGCAGTACCGCGCGGTGCCGCTGCGCGTGGAGCTGGTGCCCATGGAGCAGGGCGAGCGCGAGGTGCTCCATATCGCCCTGCCCGCCCCCGTGTCGCTGGAGGCCGTGGACGCCGTGCGCGCCGTCACCGGCAAGCCGCGCGTCGAGGCCTACGTGGCCTCCGACCCCGCCATCACCCACGCGCTCTCCGAGCTGTACGGCTTCGAGGAGCCCGCCGAGCCCGCGGCCACGCCCGTGCCCGCGCCGGGGGGACACCTGCTGCTCTACGGCTGGCCTCCCGTCACCGCCGTGCTCATCTCGCGGCAGCTGGCGCGGAGCGGTTATCAGGCCCGGGTCGCGACCCCGCTGGAGGTCCTCCACACCCGCGCCAACGACGTGGTGCTCGCGCCCCTGCAGGCCATGGAGGGCCTGTTGGCCGGCGAGGTCCACATCGAGGGCGCGCTCATCGTCCACGGCACGTCCGACGACGAGGGCTTCGAGCGGGCACGGCAGCTGGGCGCGCGGGGCTTCCTCGCCAATCCCCGCGACGAGCAGCTGCTGCTGCGCGCGGTGCGCCGGCTGATTCCCAGCGGCGGCTCTTCCATCTCCGGCGAGTCCGGCTCGTCGCACCACTCCCACTGACGTGGGGCCAGCGCGCGCTACCCCTGGAGCAGGCCCAGCGCCTCGAGCACCTCGGGGTACACCTTGCTCGCGAAGTAGCGACCGCCCGCGATGGTGAAGTGCACGCCGTCGCTCATGCGCAGCTTCATCGGCTTGCGGAACCCCTCGACGCGCGCCTGGAGCAGGGCCTTGCCCTTGTCGTCCGTGAAGTACGAGCGCGTGTCGACGTAGCGCGCGTCCACGCGGGAGCCGATGACCTCGCGCTGGAGTCCCCGGATGAGGCTCAGCTTCTGCTCGAAGCGCTTGAGCCCCGTCGCGGGCAGCTCCAGCCAGATGAGCTTCCGTCCCGGCGCGGCGAGCACGCTCGCGAAGGAGTCGATGCGCTGACGGTAGACGTCCTCCCACTCGGGCTTGCCCCAGTGGACGGGCTTCTTGCCATCGCGCTCCAACAGTGACTGGCCGTCATTCCCCCCGAGGATGACCACCACCACGTCCGGCTGGTGGCGCTTCACCTCCTCCTCGCCCACGGCCATCCAGTCGAAGAAGTCCGGACGGGCCAGCCCCGTGGAGGAGCGGGCCCGACGCGACGCGCGAATCGTCGGATGCGCCTCCAGGCGGGCCAGCAGGTAGTCACCGAAGCCCGTGGCGATGAGGCTGTCGCCGAGCAACAGCACGGAGCGAGGGCGCTCGGACTCGGCGGTCGCCGCGTCGGGAGGCGGCGCGGGCGCCGCGAGCACGGCCTCGGACGGAGGGCCCGCATCCTGTCCGGAGGGAGCAGCCCAGCAGAGCCCGGTGGAGAACACGACGAGGACGACGAACCAACCCGTGAAGCGCTTCGGCATTCGGGCCGCACGGTAGCGGCACACCGCCGTCACGTACACTCCCTTTCACGCTGGCGCCCGGGGCCCACCGCCCAGGTCACGCCGCCGACACGCTCGGAGTCGACGTCAGTTTCGCGAGCCACGGCGCCAGGAGCTCCGCGCAGGCCTCCGGGTGGGTGAAGTACGGCACGTGCCCCGCCCCCTTCAACACGTGGTGCGGCGTCCCCGGCGGAAGCGATTGCAGCAGTCGCTCCACCGAGGAAGGCGGCACCAGCACGTCCCGGTCGCCCTGGATGCAGAGGCAGGAGACGTCCAGCCGCCGCAGCTCGGGCGGGTGCGCCTCGCGTTGGATGGCGAGCGCGCGATGCCACGTGGTGCGGCGCTCCAACACCGTCGTGGGGACCACCTCCGCCACCTGCGAGAAGGGCACGGGCTTCCACGCGGCCAGCCCCGCGGCGACCACGCCGGGACGCGCCCACACGGCGATGGGCCCCATCATCCCGATGAGCACACCGCGCGCGCCCAGATGCGTGGTGCGCGTGAAGGCCCCCAGGAAGGCGACGCCGCGAGCAACGCCGGCCGCCGCCAGGTGCGCCGCCACCATCCCACCGAAGGAGCTGGCCACCACCGCGTCCACCGCGCCCGCCGCGTGCGCCACCTGCCGGGCGAGCGCCCCCGCGCCCACCGCCGCGTGCGTGCCCTCCGGGTACTCGACGAGGACGGGACGACACCGGGGCGCCAGCGCCTGGGCGAGCGCGCGGAAGCCGGAGCCTCTCGCCCCCAGGCCGGGCAGCAGGAGCACCCTCGGCCCCTCGCCCCATCCCACCTCCGTCAGCAGCACTTCCGAGCGCATCTCATTCCCTCGCGGTCGCGGCGGGGAACAGCGGGGTGACGCCGCTTCTGCCCGTCTCCAACGAGGCCACCTCCGGCTCCGGGCCCGGCGACTCCCGGGACAGTCCCAGGAAGGTCCGGGTGCGCTCATGTCGGGGCCGCTCCAGCACCTGCGCGCAAGGCCCCTCCTCGAGGATGCGTCCACCGTGCAGCACCAACACGCGCGACGCCAGCTCGCGCGCGAAGCGCATCTCGTGCGTCACCGCCACCAGCGTGAGCCCGTCCTCGCGCAGCCGCGACAACAGCGACACCAATTCGCCCACGCGCTCCGGGTCCAACGCGCTGGTGGGCTCGTCGAGGAGCAGCGCCTCGGGCTCCATCGCCAACGCGCGGGCGATGGCCACCCGCTGCTGCTCACCGCCGGACAGCTCGGAGGGATAGGCGTCCTCGCGGTGGGACAGGCCGACCTTCGCGAGCAGCGCGCGCCCCAGCTCCGTGGCGGCCCTCGCGTCCAGGCCCCGCACGTGCCGGGGCGCCTCGATGACGTTGCCCAGCGCGGTGCGGTGCGCGAACAGGTGCCACTGCTGGAAGACGAAGCCCACGCGGCGGCGGATGTTGGAGACGGAGGCGCCTCGCGCTCGCGACGCGCCGGGCCCGAGCACGTCGTCCCCCACCCGGATGGAGCCCGCGTCGAAGGGCTCCAGCCCGTTCAGGCACCTCAAGAGCGTGCTCTTGCCGCCGCCCGAGGGGCCCACCAGCGCCACCACCTCCCCCGGCGCGAAGGACGCGCTGATGCCGTCCAACACCATGCGACCCTCGTACCGCTTGCACAGGTCCTTCACCTCAATCATCCGCGCGCCAACCTCGCTTCCAACCGCCTCGCCAGGAGAGACAAAGGGTAGCTCATCGCCAGGTAGAGCGCCGCGCACAACGCCCCAGGCAACAACCAACTGCGAACATCCACCGCCGTAATCGTCATCCGCTTGGTGAGCTCCACGACGGAGATGACGGACACCAGCGAACTGTCCTTGAGCAACGCGATGAAGTCGTTGGTGACGCTCGGCAGCGCCACCCGGAACGCCTGGGGGAACACCACCCGGCGCAGCGCCAGCGGAGTGGACATGCCCAGCGCCAACGCCGCCTCCATCTGTCCACGAGGCACCGCCAGCACGCCCGCCCGATACACCTCCGCCTCGTAGGCCGCGTAGTTCAACCCCAGCCCCAGCACCGCCGCGCTCAGCGCATCCAGCCGCAGCACCCCGGCGAGCCCGTAGTACAGGACATAGAGTTGCAACAGCACCGGGGTTCCCCGGAACACCTCCACGTAGAAGGACGCCGCCCCCGACAACCCCCGGGGCCCGTACAGGCGCACCAGCGCCAGCCCCACGCCCAGCGGCACCGCGAGCGCCATGGCCCCCACGGACACCACCAGCGTCACCAGCGCCGCCTGGAGGAACATCAGGGCCTGCCCCCAGCCGAGCTTCGCCGTGCTCGTCTGCGACAGCACCTCGCGCGTCTGCGCGTCGGTCCACTCCACCATCTTCTGCTGCTGGGCGCTGTCGATGTTCCACCGGGCGAAGATGCGCCGCAGCTCCCCCGAGCGCGCCACGTGCCCCAGCGCCACGTCCAGCGCCGCGCGCAAATCCTCGTCCCCGGGCCGCACCGCGATGGCGTAGTAGCCCTCGCCCACGTCGCCCACCACGCGCAGCCCGGGCCTCGGCTGGCCGTAGCGCTGGGCGATGAGGTCGTCCATCAGCACCGCGTCCACCCGCCCCTGCTCCAGGTCGATGTAGGGCTCCTCCACGCCCTCGTACGGCACCGCCTGGATGCCCTCGCGCTGGAGCAGGTCCCACGCCTGCGAGTTGGCGAGCGTCCCCACCCGCTTTCCACGCAAGGAGGAGAGCCCCGTGACGCTGTCGTCCTGCCGCCGGGCCAGCAGCCGCAGCTGGAAGATGAAGTACGGCCGGGTGAAGAGGATGCGTCCGCTGCGCGCCGGGGTGACCTCAATCCCGTTGAGCGCCACGTCGAACGAGCCCCGCTCCAGGGAGGGGATGAGGCTGGACCAGTCGTTCTGCACGAAGCGCGCGCGCACGCCCAGCTCCCGCGCCAGCGCATCCGCCAGCTCCACCTCGAAGCCGCGCATGTGCCCGGGCACGTCCGGGTCCTCCATGGCGTACGGCTCGCCGCCCTGCGCGTCCGCGCCCCAGCGCAGCTCTCCCGCCCTCCGCACCCGCTCCAGCCCGGGCTCCTCCCGCTGGACGCAGGACGTCAACACCACCGCGAACACGAGCAGCGCCCCGCCTCGCCTCCACACACCACTCACGTTCATTTCGGGGACTCCCACTCTGTAGCAGGTGCAGGTGTGACCCAGTATTCAGGTCCTGACACTTTCTCCGGGACTGCGTACTAGAGTGACGTGACAGAGGAGCCAAGGCGTCATGGAAGCATACAAGGTGCTGGTGGTGGACGACGAGCCGCAGGTGGCGCACGCCTTGAGGCGGCTGCTGAAGCGTGAGGGTTTCGACGTCCAGCTCGCGTTCAACGGAGAAGAGGCGCTCGAGCGGCTGAAGACCTTCAGCCCGGACATCATCCTGACGGACTTCCGGATGCCGGGGATGACGGGCAGCGAACTGCTCCAGCGCATCAAGCGCAGCCACCCGCTGGCGCTGCGGCTCATCATCTCCGGCTACGCCGACTTCAAGTCGGTGGTGGCGTCGGTGAACGAGGGCGAAATCTGCCGGTTCATCAGCAAGCCCTGGGATGACGCGGAGCTGGTGACGTACCTGTCGGGCCTGTTGCGCCACCGCGAGACGATGGCCCAGCTCTACGCCCCGTTCCGCGCCGCGCCCCAGGGCGTCAGCGCCGAGGTGAGCCCCACCGACGCCGCGCTCGTCCTGAAGGTCCAGGTGGCGGACCCGTCGTTCCCGGCCGAGCAGGCCGTGTCCATCATCGAGCGTTTCGCAGGACTGTTGGCCGACGACAGCCTGAAGGTGGTGGGGGGACTGCTGGAGCGCTTCGGCGGACGGCTGTCCTTCGTGGCGGAGGTGGGCGGCCCGCAGCGGCTGCGCCTGGAGCTGCCCATGCGCGCGGAGAGCGCGCCGAGTGTTCGACCGGGGCTGGGCGAGGCGTGATGGCCCCGGAGGTCGACGCGGATTGGGTGAACAGCCGCCTCAAGCGCTTCACCCTGCTGGCGTGCCTCCTCATCCACGGTCTGCTCGTCGCCAGCCTCTGGGGGCGGTGGCACGAGGCGCTCGTCGTGACGGTGGGCTTCACCGTGGTGACGGGGGCCAACGTGGTGCTCGCGCGGGGCTTCTTCTCGCGGCACACGCGGGTCGCCGAGGCCTCGCGCTTCATCCTGAACATGTTGGGCACCGTGTTCTACGGCGTGGTGAGCCACTGGGAGCTGCCCGTGTGGCTGTACCTGCCGCTCAACGCGCTGTGGGTGGACCGCTTCGCGGACTCCGGGGCCCGGCGCCGGCTCGGGGTGATGCTGGCGATGGTGTCGGGCGTGGCGCTCTGGGACGGGGCCCCGCCCGAGGTCGCCGCCTGCTTCGTGCTGCTGTCGGTGCTCACGTACGCGCTCTCCGAGGGCCGCGTCTTCCTCACGCACTCGACGCTGCGGGAGCTGGCGCGCCAGCACGACGAGCTGGCCCGGGCGCACGAGCAGCTGGAGATGGCCCACCGGCGCGCCCGTGAGCAGGAGCGGCTGTCCAGCCTGGGCATGCTGGCCGCGGGCGTGGCGCACGAAATCAACAACCCCATGAGCTATGTGAAGAGCAACGTGAACGCGCTGCTCATGGACCTGCGCGCCTGCAAGAACCTGCCGCCGGAGCTGCAGGAGTACGTGGACGACGTGCTGCCCGCCACCGCGGACGGCATCCGGCGCGTCGTGGCCATCGTCGCGGACCTGCGGCGCTTCGCGCGTGGAGACCCGGGCGCGCTGGAGGAGTACGACCTCAACGAGGAAATCGCCGTCGCGCTGCGCATCACCCGCACGCAGGTGCAGTCGCGCTGCGAGGTGGAGGTGACGCTGGGGGATTTGCCGCGCCTGCTCGGCCGTCCGGGGCAACTGGCGCAGGTGGTGGTGAACCTCTTGATGAACGCGGCGCAGGCCATGCCCTCCGGAGGGCGCATCCTCCTGAGCACGCGCATGGAGGCCGACGAGGCCATCCTGTGCATCCAGGACTCCGGGCACGGCATGACGCCCGAGGTGCGCGCGCGGCTGTTCCAGCCCTTCTTCACCACCAAGCCCGCAGGTGAGGGCACGGGCATGGGGCTGGCCGTGGTGCACGGCATCATCACCTCGCACCAGGGACGCATCGACGTGGAGACCTCGCCCCAGACGGGCACGCGCTTCACCGTCCGGCTCCCCCGAATCCCTCCGCTCGACATGCACCTGCCCGGACTGTCCGGCCCGGTCCCCACCCCGCCGAAGTCGCAGCCGGGCACGGTCTGAGCCTCCACGCGACTGTTCAACGAGACCGTCATGTCCTCCTCGCCGCCCGCCTTCGCCAGCCGCTTCGAGCCTCGCTACGTGCAGGACCCGTATCCGCTCTACGAGCGCCTGCGCCACGAGTCCCCCGTCCACTTCAGCGAAGAGATGCACCTGTGGGTGGTCTCCCGCTACGAGGACATCAAGGCGGTGGTGCACAACCCGGACGACTTCCTGTCGGCCAACGCCTTCCGCAATCCGGTGCCGCCCGCGCCGGAGGTGCTCGCGGTGCTGGCGGAGGGCTACCCCCAGGTCCCCGCGCTGGTGGACGACGACCCGCCCAACCACACGCGCATGCGGGTCATCGTCACCAAGGCCCTGGCGCCGCATCGCCTGAGCGCGATGGAGGCGCGCGTGCGCGCGATTGCGACGGAGCTGTTGGACGGCTTCGCCCACGCGGGGGAGGCGGACCTGGTGGAGGCGCTGGGCTACCCGCTGCCCGCGCGCGTCGTGGGCGCCATCATGGGGCTGCCGGACTCGGACGTGACGCGGCTGAAGCAGTGGACGGAGGACCTGGTGGTGATGTCCGCGGGCAACGCGCCCGTGGAGCGGCAGGTGGAGTGTGCCCGGGGGCTCGTCTCCATCCAGAAGTACCTGGCGGGCCACATCGCCGAGCGGCGACGCGCGCCCACCGATGACCTCATCAGCGCGCTCATCGAGGCGCGGCACGAGGACACGCCGCCGTTGAGCGACGTGGAGCTCATCAGCCTCATCTCGATGCTGCACTTCGCCGGGCACGAGACGACGTCGAACCTGTTGGGCAACCTGCTCGTCTGGGTGCTGCGCGCGCCGGAGCGGCTGCGCGAGCTCCAGGAGGACCCGGGCCGCATCCCCCGGGCGATTGAAGAGACACTGCGGCTGGACGCGCCGGTGCAGGGGATGATGCGCACCACGCGCCGCGCGGTGACGCTGGGCGGCGTGGAGGTGCCCGAGGGCGCGCGGCTGCTCGTGCTCTATGCGTCGGGGAACCGGGACGAGCGGGTGTTCCATTCGCCTGGAGAGGGCGTGCTCCGCCGCCCGGACGTGGGCAAGCACCTGGGGTTCGGGATGGGCATCCACTACTGCATCGGCGCGCCGCTGGCGCGGATGGAGGTGCGGCTGGCGATGGAGCTGCTGTTGAAGCGGCTGCCCGGGCTGCGGCTGGCGCCGGGCGAGGCCATCCGCTACCTGCCCAACTTCCTGCACCGGGGCCCACGGCAGTTGCTGGTCGAGTGGGACCCGGCCTGAAGCGGCTTCAGCGCTTGAGCGCGGCGTCGATGTGCGTGGCGAAGGTGTCGATGGGCTGCGCGCCCGTCACGCCGGTGCCGTTGACGAAGAAGGTGGGCGTGCCGACGATGCCGCGGCGCTGGGCCTCGAGGCGGTCGGCCTCCACGTAGTTGTCCCAGGCCTGGGTGTCGAGCGCGCGCTTGAAGCTCGCGACGTCCAGGCCGAGCGCCTTGGCGTACTTCTCCAGCGAGGCGCGGTCCAGGGCGCCCTGGTTGTCGAAGAGCACGTCGTGCATCTGCCAGAACTTGCCCTGCTCGTGGGCGGCCATGGCGGCGGCTGCGGCGAGCTTCGCGTTCTCGTGGCGGGGCAGCGGCATGTTTCGGAAGACGATGCGAATCTTGTCGCCGTAGCGCTCGCGCAGGCCCTCGACGGTGGTCGCGCCGCGCTGGCAGAAGGGGCACTGGAAGTCGCTCCACACCTCCACCGTCACCTGGGCGTCGCGGGGCCCCAGCGCGGGGGCCTCGGCGCGCGGCGTGGCGGAGATGAGCTTGGGCTGGGCACGAGCGGACTTGGGCTGCTTGTCGCAGTCGGGCGTGGGCTCGTCACCGGCGAGGGCGGGGTTGAAGGACGAGAACACGACGGCGGCCGCCAGGAGGGCGGGAGCGCGGAGCTTCATGGTGGACCTCTGGAGTGGGATGGATGCGGCACGCCCGGCTTCCTGCCTGGAGGCCTGGCGGCACGAGGGGCGATGCCCTCGCACGCAAGGAGTGACGCGAGCGGCGCGGGAGTTTCAGCGCCGTGTTATTTCCCGCGCACCATGAAGACCGAGCGCCTCGATTACGCGGACCCCTTCCTCCATCGATTCACCGCGCGGGTGGTGGGCCACGGCGCGTGGGATGGCGCGCCCTCGGTGGTGCTGGACCGCACGGCCTTCTATCCGGAGGCGGGTGGACAGATGGGGGACCAGGGTGTGCTCGGTGGGCTGCCCGTGCGCGACGTGCAGGTGGACGACGCGGGGACGGTGCATCACCTGGTCGAGGGCGTGCTTCCCGGGCTCGGGGTGGAGCTGGAGGGCGTGGTGGATT
Encoded proteins:
- a CDS encoding DsbA family protein; the encoded protein is MKLRAPALLAAAVVFSSFNPALAGDEPTPDCDKQPKSARAQPKLISATPRAEAPALGPRDAQVTVEVWSDFQCPFCQRGATTVEGLRERYGDKIRIVFRNMPLPRHENAKLAAAAAMAAHEQGKFWQMHDVLFDNQGALDRASLEKYAKALGLDVASFKRALDTQAWDNYVEADRLEAQRRGIVGTPTFFVNGTGVTGAQPIDTFATHIDAALKR
- a CDS encoding cytochrome P450, translated to MSSSPPAFASRFEPRYVQDPYPLYERLRHESPVHFSEEMHLWVVSRYEDIKAVVHNPDDFLSANAFRNPVPPAPEVLAVLAEGYPQVPALVDDDPPNHTRMRVIVTKALAPHRLSAMEARVRAIATELLDGFAHAGEADLVEALGYPLPARVVGAIMGLPDSDVTRLKQWTEDLVVMSAGNAPVERQVECARGLVSIQKYLAGHIAERRRAPTDDLISALIEARHEDTPPLSDVELISLISMLHFAGHETTSNLLGNLLVWVLRAPERLRELQEDPGRIPRAIEETLRLDAPVQGMMRTTRRAVTLGGVEVPEGARLLVLYASGNRDERVFHSPGEGVLRRPDVGKHLGFGMGIHYCIGAPLARMEVRLAMELLLKRLPGLRLAPGEAIRYLPNFLHRGPRQLLVEWDPA